From the genome of Drosophila melanogaster chromosome 2L, one region includes:
- the CG43739 gene encoding uncharacterized protein, whose amino-acid sequence MNSARHHRIGVFLSP is encoded by the coding sequence ATGAATTCCGCGCGGCACCATCGTATTGGAGTATTTCTGTCTCCATAA